A window of Oncorhynchus tshawytscha isolate Ot180627B linkage group LG10, Otsh_v2.0, whole genome shotgun sequence contains these coding sequences:
- the LOC112260816 gene encoding serine/threonine-protein kinase tousled-like 1-B isoform X1 has translation MSVQSNSGSGGGSLEATPSWSQLSSSLTISQQHITATTKTKEGPMEELHSLDPRRQELLEARFMGAVSGNTVGSSASGGAKGLANECSNHSYGSLGSSSDKESENSDMKRGSSPAYSTPEKKHSESPRGRKRKADIQSENSQGKTSTRGPKISDYFDFQGGSGSSPVRALPQFLRSPQNSHQGAHSAPGSNMRQNSSSPTSLCFGDHLMNHKASSSKCVQTELTGLKLAALESNKSLDLEKKEGRIDDLLRANCDLRRQIDEQQKLLEKYKERLNKCITMSKKLLIEKSTQEKQSCREKSMQDRLRLGHFTTVRHGASYTEQWTDGYAFQNLVKQQEGINQQREEIERQRKLLAKRKPPNPSSSPSLSLGTTSEPKQRKAKVVNGNDPDPFLKPSLPQMLTLAEYHEQEEIFKLRLGHLKKEEAEIQAELERLERVRNLHIRELKRINNEDSSSFKDHPTLNERYLLLYLLGRGGFSEVYKAFDLFEQRYAAVKIHQLNKNWREEKKENYHKHACREYRIHKQLDHPRIVKLYDYFSLDTDTFCTVLEFCEGNDLDFYLKQNKLMSEKEARSIVMQIVNALRYLNEIKPPIIHYDLKPGNILLVDGTACGEIKITDFGLSKIMDDDNYGVDGMDLTSQGAGTYWYLPPECFVVGKEPPKISNKVDVWSVGVIFFQCLYGRKPFGHNQSQQDILQENTILKATEVQFPAKPQASTEAKAFIRRCLAYRKEARFDVHQLGTDTYLLPHMRRTNSSGSLQPASSSISSY, from the exons ATGAGTGTCCAAAGTAACAGTGGAAGTGGTGGTGGAAGTTTGGAGGCGACGCCATCTTGGTCGCAGCTATCCTCGTCCCTAACGATTTCTCAACAACACATAACGGCCACCACCAAGACCAAGGAAG GCCCCATGGAGGAGCTGCACAGCCTGGACCCTCGCAGGCAGGAGCTTCTGGAGGCCAGGTTCATGGGTGCGGTCAGCGGCAACACCGTAGGAAGCAGCGCCAGCGGCGGGGCCAAG GGTCTGGCCAACGAGTGCTCCAACCACAGCTATGGCAGTCTCGGCTCTTCCAGCGACAAAGAGTcagag AACTCTGATATGAAGAGGGGGAGTTCTCCTGCATATTCT ACCCCTGAGAAGAAGCACTCTGAGTCGcccagaggaaggaagaggaaagcTGACATCCAATCGGAGAACAGCCAGG ggaagacttCCACACGGGGGCCCAAGATCAGTGACTACTTTGAT TTCCAGGGGGGGAGTGGCTCCAGTCCGGTGAGGGCTCTACCCCAGTTCCTCCGCTCACCACAGAACTCCCACCAAGGTGCTCACTCTGCACCTGGCTCTAAC ATGAGACAGAACAGCTCCTCTCCTACCAGTCTGTGTTTCGGAGATCACCTGATGAACCACAAAGCCTCCTCCAGCAAGTGTGTTCAG acagAGTTGACAGGTCTGAAACTGGCTGCTCTGGAGAGCAACAAGAGTCTGGACCTGGAGAAGAAAGAGGGACGCATAGATGACCTGCTTAGG GCCAACTGTGACCTGAGGAGACAGATTGATGAACAGCAGAAACTCCTGGAGAAATACAAGGAGAGACTGAACAAATGCATCACAATGAGCAAGAAACTACTCATAGAGAAG AGCACCCAGGAGAAGCAGTCGTGCAGAGAGAAGAGCATGCAGGACCGTCTCAGACTGGGTCACTTCACCACTGTACGACATGGAGCCTCCTACACTGAACAGTGGACCGACGGATACGCATTCCAGAACCTTGTCAA gcagcaggagggtatcaaccagcagagagaggagatcgAGCGTCAGAGGAAGCTGCTAGCCAAAAGGAAGCCtcccaacccctcctcctccccctccctctccttaggAACCACCTCCGAACCCAAACAGCGCAAAGCCAAGGTTGTAAACGGCAATGACCCCGACCCCTTCCTCAAACCCTCCCTGCCTCAgat GTTGACTCTGGCTGAGTATCATGAGCAGGAGGAGATCTTCAAGCTTCGCCTGGGACACCTGAAGAAG GAGGAGGCTGAGATCCAGGCAGAGCTGGAGAGGTTGGAGAGGGTGAGGAACCTCCACATCCGAGAGCTGAAGAGGATCAACAATGAGGACAGCTCATC gtttAAAGACCACCCCACTCTGAATGAGAGGTACCTGCTGCTGTATCTGCTAGGCAGAGGTGGCTTCAGTGAAGTCTATAAG GCCTTTGACCTGTTTGAGCAGCGCTACGCAGCCGTTAAAATCCACCAACTCAACAAgaactggagagaggagaagaaggagaactACCACAA GCATGCCTGTAGAGAATACCGGATACACAAACAGCTGGACCATCCCAGAATAGTCAAACTCTACGACTACTTCTCCCTGGATACAGACAC GTTCTGTACGGTTCTAGAGTTCTGTGAGGGGAACGACTTGGACTTCTATCTGAAACAGAACAAGCTGATGTCAGAGAAGGAGGCGCGGTCTATCGTCATGCAGATAGTTAATGCCCTGCGATACCTCAATGAGATCAAACCCCCCATCATACACTATGACCTcaaaccag GTAATATCTTGCTGGTGGATGGGACTGCATGTGGAGAGATAAAGATCACAGACTTTGGGCTGTCTAAGATCATGGATGATGACAACTATGGTGTGGACGGCATGGATCTCACATCACAGGGAGCTGGCACATACTG GTACCTTCCCCCAGAGTGTTTTGTAGTAGGCAAGGAGCCTCCTAAGATCTCTAACAAAGTGGACGTCTGGTCAGTCGGGGTCATCTTCTTCCAGTGCCTCTATGGACGGAAG cCATTTGGCCATAACCAGTCTCAGCAGGACATCCTTCAGGAGAACACCATCCTCAAAGCCACCGAGGTCCAGTTCCCTGCCAAGCCCCAGGCCAGCACAGAGGCCAAG GCGTTTATCCGACGCTGTCTGGCCTACCGTAAGGAGGCTCGTTTCGACGTTCACCAGCTGGGCACTGACACATACCTCCTCCCTCACATGAGACGCACCAACTCCTCAGGCTCCCTTCAGCCCGCCTCCTCCTCAATCTCCTCCTACTGA
- the LOC112260816 gene encoding serine/threonine-protein kinase tousled-like 1-B isoform X2 — MSVQSNSGSGGGSLEATPSWSQLSSSLTISQQHITATTKTKEGPMEELHSLDPRRQELLEARFMGAVSGNTVGSSASGGAKGLANECSNHSYGSLGSSSDKESETPEKKHSESPRGRKRKADIQSENSQGKTSTRGPKISDYFDFQGGSGSSPVRALPQFLRSPQNSHQGAHSAPGSNMRQNSSSPTSLCFGDHLMNHKASSSKCVQTELTGLKLAALESNKSLDLEKKEGRIDDLLRANCDLRRQIDEQQKLLEKYKERLNKCITMSKKLLIEKSTQEKQSCREKSMQDRLRLGHFTTVRHGASYTEQWTDGYAFQNLVKQQEGINQQREEIERQRKLLAKRKPPNPSSSPSLSLGTTSEPKQRKAKVVNGNDPDPFLKPSLPQMLTLAEYHEQEEIFKLRLGHLKKEEAEIQAELERLERVRNLHIRELKRINNEDSSSFKDHPTLNERYLLLYLLGRGGFSEVYKAFDLFEQRYAAVKIHQLNKNWREEKKENYHKHACREYRIHKQLDHPRIVKLYDYFSLDTDTFCTVLEFCEGNDLDFYLKQNKLMSEKEARSIVMQIVNALRYLNEIKPPIIHYDLKPGNILLVDGTACGEIKITDFGLSKIMDDDNYGVDGMDLTSQGAGTYWYLPPECFVVGKEPPKISNKVDVWSVGVIFFQCLYGRKPFGHNQSQQDILQENTILKATEVQFPAKPQASTEAKAFIRRCLAYRKEARFDVHQLGTDTYLLPHMRRTNSSGSLQPASSSISSY, encoded by the exons ATGAGTGTCCAAAGTAACAGTGGAAGTGGTGGTGGAAGTTTGGAGGCGACGCCATCTTGGTCGCAGCTATCCTCGTCCCTAACGATTTCTCAACAACACATAACGGCCACCACCAAGACCAAGGAAG GCCCCATGGAGGAGCTGCACAGCCTGGACCCTCGCAGGCAGGAGCTTCTGGAGGCCAGGTTCATGGGTGCGGTCAGCGGCAACACCGTAGGAAGCAGCGCCAGCGGCGGGGCCAAG GGTCTGGCCAACGAGTGCTCCAACCACAGCTATGGCAGTCTCGGCTCTTCCAGCGACAAAGAGTcagag ACCCCTGAGAAGAAGCACTCTGAGTCGcccagaggaaggaagaggaaagcTGACATCCAATCGGAGAACAGCCAGG ggaagacttCCACACGGGGGCCCAAGATCAGTGACTACTTTGAT TTCCAGGGGGGGAGTGGCTCCAGTCCGGTGAGGGCTCTACCCCAGTTCCTCCGCTCACCACAGAACTCCCACCAAGGTGCTCACTCTGCACCTGGCTCTAAC ATGAGACAGAACAGCTCCTCTCCTACCAGTCTGTGTTTCGGAGATCACCTGATGAACCACAAAGCCTCCTCCAGCAAGTGTGTTCAG acagAGTTGACAGGTCTGAAACTGGCTGCTCTGGAGAGCAACAAGAGTCTGGACCTGGAGAAGAAAGAGGGACGCATAGATGACCTGCTTAGG GCCAACTGTGACCTGAGGAGACAGATTGATGAACAGCAGAAACTCCTGGAGAAATACAAGGAGAGACTGAACAAATGCATCACAATGAGCAAGAAACTACTCATAGAGAAG AGCACCCAGGAGAAGCAGTCGTGCAGAGAGAAGAGCATGCAGGACCGTCTCAGACTGGGTCACTTCACCACTGTACGACATGGAGCCTCCTACACTGAACAGTGGACCGACGGATACGCATTCCAGAACCTTGTCAA gcagcaggagggtatcaaccagcagagagaggagatcgAGCGTCAGAGGAAGCTGCTAGCCAAAAGGAAGCCtcccaacccctcctcctccccctccctctccttaggAACCACCTCCGAACCCAAACAGCGCAAAGCCAAGGTTGTAAACGGCAATGACCCCGACCCCTTCCTCAAACCCTCCCTGCCTCAgat GTTGACTCTGGCTGAGTATCATGAGCAGGAGGAGATCTTCAAGCTTCGCCTGGGACACCTGAAGAAG GAGGAGGCTGAGATCCAGGCAGAGCTGGAGAGGTTGGAGAGGGTGAGGAACCTCCACATCCGAGAGCTGAAGAGGATCAACAATGAGGACAGCTCATC gtttAAAGACCACCCCACTCTGAATGAGAGGTACCTGCTGCTGTATCTGCTAGGCAGAGGTGGCTTCAGTGAAGTCTATAAG GCCTTTGACCTGTTTGAGCAGCGCTACGCAGCCGTTAAAATCCACCAACTCAACAAgaactggagagaggagaagaaggagaactACCACAA GCATGCCTGTAGAGAATACCGGATACACAAACAGCTGGACCATCCCAGAATAGTCAAACTCTACGACTACTTCTCCCTGGATACAGACAC GTTCTGTACGGTTCTAGAGTTCTGTGAGGGGAACGACTTGGACTTCTATCTGAAACAGAACAAGCTGATGTCAGAGAAGGAGGCGCGGTCTATCGTCATGCAGATAGTTAATGCCCTGCGATACCTCAATGAGATCAAACCCCCCATCATACACTATGACCTcaaaccag GTAATATCTTGCTGGTGGATGGGACTGCATGTGGAGAGATAAAGATCACAGACTTTGGGCTGTCTAAGATCATGGATGATGACAACTATGGTGTGGACGGCATGGATCTCACATCACAGGGAGCTGGCACATACTG GTACCTTCCCCCAGAGTGTTTTGTAGTAGGCAAGGAGCCTCCTAAGATCTCTAACAAAGTGGACGTCTGGTCAGTCGGGGTCATCTTCTTCCAGTGCCTCTATGGACGGAAG cCATTTGGCCATAACCAGTCTCAGCAGGACATCCTTCAGGAGAACACCATCCTCAAAGCCACCGAGGTCCAGTTCCCTGCCAAGCCCCAGGCCAGCACAGAGGCCAAG GCGTTTATCCGACGCTGTCTGGCCTACCGTAAGGAGGCTCGTTTCGACGTTCACCAGCTGGGCACTGACACATACCTCCTCCCTCACATGAGACGCACCAACTCCTCAGGCTCCCTTCAGCCCGCCTCCTCCTCAATCTCCTCCTACTGA